The segment GTGGCGGGTGCTGCCCCCAGAGCCCGAGCAGCCAGGCGAGGATTGCGAGCCAGATGATCCCGGCAATGATCGCGGTGGGCGCGAGCAATTCCCCGAGCACGATTCGCCAGCCGGCGAGCGGATAGGTCTTAAGCACGTCGGCGTTGGCCAGGTCCTGCCGCAGATCCATGCGCGTGAGCAGCGGGCCGTAGAACAAGGCCATCAGTCCGCCCATTGCGCTCGCGGTGGCGAGCGGTGCACCCGCGAGCCAATAGGAGTCGCCCATGGTCCGCTGAAGCACGAGAGTGCCGACAATGATGACCAGTGCGCCGTTCAGCCAGGCGCGCCACGTCAGCCACGCGGGCGAGGAGAGGAGGTTTTTCCAGAGAAACGCCAGCTCGGGCCAACGCGCGAGCGCGAGCGAAAACGGGTCTCGTCGCGCGGTCGTGCGCGCGCTGAGCGTGCGCTTGCCCGTGCGCAAAGCGGCCGTGACCTGCGCCGCGCGCCGGGCGGCGGCGGCGATGGCAGCCTCCTCGAACGAGACGTTGAGCCGAACCACCCACACGTAGTGGGCCGCGAGCAGCGCGAGCGCCGGGCCAATTGCGAGCAGGAAAGCCGCGGGACCTCCGGCGAAGAACGGTGCGACCAGCCAGCGGAAGGGCGCCAGCACCCAGCCCAGCGGGCCGTGGGTGAGCACGTCGCGGGCCCAGCCTGTCAGCGAGGGCGCCAGGAGCACGTCGGGCTGGGTGCGCCATGTCCAGAGTGCCACCGCCCCCGCGACGGCGAGCAGCGCGGTGCCGCCGACGGCGAGTCGGCGTCGTTGGCCGAAGCCGGCCGCGGCCAGCCGCGCGGTCGTAAGCGTGGTGGCCATGTAGTGAAAATTCAGAAACGTCAGCACGATCCACCAGCCCGCGAGAATGTAGAGCACGCGGACGCTGAACAGCGCTCGGCTGTTGAAGATCAGGGCGAAGAACAGCGTCTGTATCAGCGAAGCCGCCAGCGCGCTGAGCAGCTTGTAGTGCACGAGTGTGCGACGCGACACGGGCGCGGGAAACAGGAAGGCGATCTCCGCTTCGGTGAACCGAATCCCGGGCTGCCCGCTCGCCAGCAGCCACATGCCGCTGATGATCACGAAGAGTGCGAGCGCGCCGGCGCCGAGCAGCAGCGTCGTCGCGTCCGCCGGCAACGCGCCGAAAAAGGCCCCGCGGGCGGGCAGGCCGGAAGCAGCCGGCC is part of the Opitutus terrae PB90-1 genome and harbors:
- a CDS encoding putative ABC exporter domain-containing protein, producing MVSALLYLRWTSLRNAFRAHAARLRRPKYLAGFLFAAAYFYFFFMRPAASGLPARGAFFGALPADATTLLLGAGALALFVIISGMWLLASGQPGIRFTEAEIAFLFPAPVSRRTLVHYKLLSALAASLIQTLFFALIFNSRALFSVRVLYILAGWWIVLTFLNFHYMATTLTTARLAAAGFGQRRRLAVGGTALLAVAGAVALWTWRTQPDVLLAPSLTGWARDVLTHGPLGWVLAPFRWLVAPFFAGGPAAFLLAIGPALALLAAHYVWVVRLNVSFEEAAIAAAARRAAQVTAALRTGKRTLSARTTARRDPFSLALARWPELAFLWKNLLSSPAWLTWRAWLNGALVIIVGTLVLQRTMGDSYWLAGAPLATASAMGGLMALFYGPLLTRMDLRQDLANADVLKTYPLAGWRIVLGELLAPTAIIAGIIWLAILAWLLGLWGQHPPQLSEVWFSPHLRVILALAAAATAPFLVALELLVPNAAPVLLPGWFHSLRTPAAGIDLMGQRLIFGFGQVLVVLLALLPAAIAAALLGFIVQAFAGPAIAIVVATIAVILVLVGELWCGVWVVGRRFERLDLVEARP